CGAGGTTGCCCTTCAGAATGACCAGGCCGCCGGTCGGCTTGATCGGTTTGGACAGCGGCCGTAAGACTTGTTGGTCCGGCTTTTCGGTGGCGGCGTTGGCCTCTTCGCCGATCGTCCGTCCGGTAACGGTGATCTGGTCCGGGTGCAGGATCTTCGCATCGATCAGGCGTTTCGCCACCAGGGTCGTGCCACCGGCCGCGTAGAGATCCGCCGCGGTGAAATGACCGCCCGGCTTCAGATCGGCCAGCAACGGCACCTTCCGGTTGATCTTGTCGAAATCGTCGATGGTGAGGCGCACCCCCATTTCGCGTGCCACGGCCAGCAGGTGCAACACGGCATTCGTCGATCCACCGGTCGTCGCGACGGCGGCGATGGCATTTTCAATCGAGCGGCGCGTGATGATCTGTTTGGGGCGAATGTCTTTCTTGAGCAGATCCATGACCAATTTGCCGCACTCGAACGCCACATCGTCCTTGCGCGCATCCATGGCTGGGACCCCGTTGCGTCCCATCGGCGAGATGCCGAGGAATTCAAATGCAATGGCCATCGTGTTGGCGGTGAACTGGCCGCCGCAGGCACCGGGGCCCGGACAGGCATGGTCTTCGAGATCCTTGAGTTCCGCATTCGTCATGGTGCCGGCGGCATGTTTGCCGACCGCTTCGAACACGTCCTGAATCGTCACGTCGTGTCCCTGGAACTGTCCCGGCATGATGGAGCCGCCGTAGATCATGAGGGATGGGACGTTCAGACGGCAGAGCGCCATGACAGTGCCGGGAATGGTCTTGTCGCATCCCGAGAGGGCCACGACCCCGTCGAGCAAATGCCCGCGGGCGACCAGTTCAATGGAGTCGGCAATGACTTCCCGGCTGATGAGCGAGGCTTTCATCCCCTCGGTGCCCATGGAAATGCCGTCCGACACCGCGATGGTGTTGTATTCGATCGGGGTGCCGCCTGCCGCGCGGATACCGGCCTTCACCCGTTCCGATAATCGGCGGAGGTGAAAGTTGCAGGGCATGACCTCGATCCAGGTGTTGGCGACGCCGATCAGCGGGCGTTCGAGGTCGGCATCGGTAAATCCGACGGCTTTCAGCATGGCGCGGGCCGGTGCGCGGCCTGGTCCGTCGAGCAAGTTGTGGCTTTTGTGTCGTGGGTCGATCGTCATGGAAACTCCTTCATTTACGGGATCGGAAGACTGCCGTTCAGCATGGAGCGTGTGCAGATTGGATCGCAAACTTTCGCATAGATGAGCGCAAAGGGTCAATCCGCCGGTCTGGAGATCGGCCGTCGCTGAGCTTGGAAATGGCAAGCAGGGGAACGGGTGGGGCAGATGAATCGGGACGGGTTG
This genomic window from Nitrospira sp. contains:
- the ilvD gene encoding dihydroxy-acid dehydratase, coding for MTIDPRHKSHNLLDGPGRAPARAMLKAVGFTDADLERPLIGVANTWIEVMPCNFHLRRLSERVKAGIRAAGGTPIEYNTIAVSDGISMGTEGMKASLISREVIADSIELVARGHLLDGVVALSGCDKTIPGTVMALCRLNVPSLMIYGGSIMPGQFQGHDVTIQDVFEAVGKHAAGTMTNAELKDLEDHACPGPGACGGQFTANTMAIAFEFLGISPMGRNGVPAMDARKDDVAFECGKLVMDLLKKDIRPKQIITRRSIENAIAAVATTGGSTNAVLHLLAVAREMGVRLTIDDFDKINRKVPLLADLKPGGHFTAADLYAAGGTTLVAKRLIDAKILHPDQITVTGRTIGEEANAATEKPDQQVLRPLSKPIKPTGGLVILKGNLAPEGCVVKVAGHSILHFSGPAKVYEREEDAFKAVQAGKIKAGDVVVIRYEGPSGGPGMREMLGVTAAIVGAGLGDSVALLTDGRFSGATHGLMAGHVAPEAIKGGPIAAVKTGDIITFDITKRRLDVNVTQKELAARLKKVKHPSPRYLSGVMGKYARHVSSASEGAVTT